The following are encoded in a window of Gramella sp. MT6 genomic DNA:
- a CDS encoding Rrf2 family transcriptional regulator produces MFSKACEYAIRSTLYIAGESQKERRTSLKEIARAINSPEAFTAKILQKLVQQNIVNSIKGPRGGFFIDKEKNTTKLAEIVRAIDGDSIMNGCALGLEKCSEDHPCPLHFDFVNIRSGLKHMLETTSIFELSSKLVSGTSFLKL; encoded by the coding sequence ATGTTTTCTAAAGCTTGTGAATACGCAATAAGATCGACTTTGTACATAGCAGGTGAATCGCAAAAAGAAAGGCGCACCAGTCTTAAAGAAATTGCCAGAGCGATCAATTCACCGGAAGCTTTTACCGCTAAAATTCTTCAAAAATTAGTTCAGCAGAATATAGTCAATTCGATTAAAGGGCCACGCGGTGGATTTTTTATAGATAAAGAAAAAAACACCACCAAACTCGCTGAGATAGTTCGGGCTATAGATGGTGATTCGATCATGAATGGTTGTGCTCTTGGTCTGGAAAAATGTTCTGAAGATCATCCATGTCCATTACATTTTGATTTTGTCAATATTCGCAGCGGCTTGAAGCATATGCTTGAAACTACCAGCATATTTGAGCTATCCTCAAAACTTGTTTCAGGTACGAGTTTCCTAAAATTATAA
- the ric gene encoding iron-sulfur cluster repair di-iron protein, translating into MIIKPEKTVADYVTQNIKASHVFKNYGIDFCCGGGISVEKACQERGVDYFALVKDLELIGAVEENETDFNKIPLDELIDHIIEKHHTYIEANIGLLIQYSAKVAKVHGGNNPELVRVYELFDKVAGELAAHLKKEELILFPFIKKMLKAEKEGIPLNVPNFSTVENPIKMMEEEHEFAGNIFKEIAHLTNNYTPPAHACNTYKALFDKLDEFEQDLHEHIHLENNILHPKALKLERELRL; encoded by the coding sequence ATGATTATAAAACCTGAAAAAACAGTAGCAGATTATGTTACGCAGAATATAAAAGCCTCCCATGTTTTCAAAAATTATGGAATTGATTTTTGCTGTGGAGGTGGAATCAGTGTGGAAAAGGCTTGCCAGGAAAGGGGAGTGGACTATTTTGCGCTTGTAAAGGATCTTGAACTGATAGGTGCTGTAGAAGAAAATGAAACTGATTTCAATAAGATACCTCTTGATGAACTGATAGATCATATAATTGAGAAACATCATACTTATATTGAGGCAAATATTGGGTTATTGATCCAGTATTCTGCAAAAGTGGCCAAAGTACATGGAGGTAATAATCCTGAACTGGTAAGAGTATATGAATTGTTCGATAAAGTAGCGGGTGAGCTGGCTGCACATCTTAAGAAAGAAGAGTTGATCCTTTTTCCTTTCATCAAGAAGATGCTAAAAGCTGAAAAAGAGGGAATCCCGTTAAATGTTCCAAATTTCAGCACGGTGGAGAACCCAATCAAAATGATGGAAGAAGAGCACGAATTTGCCGGTAATATCTTTAAGGAAATTGCACACTTAACGAATAATTATACACCTCCTGCACATGCCTGTAATACTTATAAAGCGCTTTTCGATAAGCTCGATGAATTCGAACAAGATCTTCATGAACATATACATCTTGAGAATAATATACTTCACCCGAAAGCATTAAAACTTGAGAGGGAATTGAGATTATAA
- a CDS encoding LexA family transcriptional regulator has product MKVLLHLAIHGIYNFPFVGHITAGFPSPADDHLDKSIDLNSEIIKDRDATFFGRVEGDSMTGAGIEHGDLLVINKGLEPCNGKIAVCFIDGEFTVKRIKIEKDVIWLVAENQKYKPIKVTAENDFLIWGIVTNVIKYV; this is encoded by the coding sequence ATGAAAGTATTGCTTCATTTAGCCATTCATGGTATTTATAATTTTCCGTTCGTGGGACATATTACCGCGGGATTCCCCTCCCCGGCCGATGATCACCTGGATAAATCTATTGACCTAAATTCTGAAATAATTAAAGACCGGGATGCCACCTTTTTCGGCAGAGTTGAAGGTGATTCCATGACCGGAGCAGGGATAGAACATGGAGATCTTTTAGTGATCAATAAAGGATTGGAACCTTGTAATGGAAAAATTGCCGTTTGTTTTATTGATGGGGAGTTTACGGTAAAGAGGATTAAAATCGAAAAGGATGTCATCTGGTTGGTTGCAGAAAATCAGAAATATAAACCTATAAAGGTTACAGCAGAAAATGATTTCCTTATCTGGGGAATAGTGACCAACGTAATCAAGTATGTATAA
- a CDS encoding Y-family DNA polymerase has translation MYALVDCNNFYASCERVFNPSLENKPVVVLSNNDGCVIARSNEAKALNIPMGAPAFQYEAVFKRNGVFVFSSNYALYGDMSRRVMNILSTFTPDIEIYSIDEAFLLLAGFKEHFDLTTYGQDMIKAVRSRTGIPISIGIAPTKALAKVANKIAKKFANHTGGVHIIDDPEKIRKALLWTKIGDVWGIGRQYEKRLLAMNIKNAQQFVELHDEYVRKEFSVVGLRLKRDLSGLTTLSLEVTPLKKNISVTRAFENMYSDYAELKESVSTYAVKIGEKLRRQDSNCSLLQVFLLTNPFRNDLKQYRASISVYTPHPTNSSITLVKIALTGLELIYKEGFQYKKAGIIAMKLTPAKQKQFKLFTEENPKHEQLMKVVDQLNFRENGKVKFGGQDLGRTWKIRQERLSNRYSTRLDELITVKVNQA, from the coding sequence ATGTACGCCCTGGTAGACTGTAATAACTTCTATGCTTCCTGTGAACGAGTTTTCAATCCATCCCTGGAAAATAAACCAGTTGTAGTTCTTTCTAATAATGATGGTTGCGTTATTGCACGAAGTAACGAAGCAAAGGCATTAAATATCCCAATGGGGGCTCCCGCATTTCAATATGAGGCAGTATTTAAAAGGAATGGTGTTTTTGTATTCAGTTCTAATTACGCTTTATATGGAGATATGAGCAGAAGAGTAATGAATATACTTTCCACGTTCACCCCGGATATTGAGATCTATTCTATAGACGAGGCATTTTTGCTGCTAGCAGGCTTTAAAGAACATTTTGATTTAACGACCTATGGTCAGGATATGATTAAAGCTGTTCGAAGCAGAACAGGTATCCCAATTAGTATTGGAATTGCCCCCACCAAGGCCTTGGCAAAAGTTGCAAATAAGATCGCCAAGAAATTTGCAAATCACACAGGAGGCGTTCATATCATAGATGATCCCGAGAAAATCAGGAAAGCTCTTTTATGGACTAAGATTGGAGATGTTTGGGGTATCGGCCGACAATACGAAAAGAGACTACTTGCAATGAATATTAAAAATGCACAACAGTTCGTAGAATTACATGATGAGTATGTACGTAAAGAATTTTCTGTAGTCGGCCTGCGACTGAAAAGAGATCTATCTGGACTAACCACTTTGTCGTTAGAAGTTACTCCGCTAAAAAAGAATATTTCAGTAACTAGGGCGTTCGAAAATATGTACAGTGATTATGCCGAATTGAAAGAAAGCGTATCTACCTATGCCGTAAAGATTGGTGAAAAACTCAGAAGACAGGATAGTAACTGTTCTTTGCTCCAAGTTTTCTTACTTACTAATCCATTTAGAAATGATCTTAAGCAGTATCGGGCAAGTATATCAGTATATACTCCCCATCCAACTAATTCCAGCATTACGTTAGTCAAAATAGCTTTAACTGGCCTAGAGTTGATCTATAAGGAAGGTTTTCAATATAAGAAGGCTGGAATCATCGCCATGAAACTTACGCCTGCTAAGCAAAAGCAGTTTAAACTTTTCACAGAAGAAAATCCTAAGCACGAACAATTGATGAAGGTAGTAGACCAATTAAACTTCCGGGAAAACGGCAAGGTGAAATTCGGAGGTCAGGATCTAGGACGTACCTGGAAAATAAGACAAGAAAGGTTATCAAATAGATATAGTACTAGATTGGACGAATTAATCACGGTTAAAGTTAACCAGGCATAG
- a CDS encoding site-specific integrase: protein MASIYPVLRKKANKIGQFPIAIRITIDRRTTYLYTGQYIEDKFWDDQKGRVKKNHPNASRLNHLILAKLVEANEKLLESEAKGRSLSIGKLKESIKRDSNNDFKSVAEIYLNNIWERKKTNQYKTEKNRVEQFLNFAGNDIKFHEIDVTLLNNFSTFLQFKKNRAKRTVVNFMICIRAIYNLALAANRADKNDYPFGKGRYQIKIPEAKKIGLTIGELKKLENAKDLNPANQHTLNVWLLSFYFAGVRITDIIQLKWSDLKDDRLYYRMNKNYKLVSLKIPVKAQDILSKYRKVRNEACDLVFPELRGIDLSDEIMVRTRIKTVTRNFNRQLGRIARKLEIEKKLTMHIARHSFGNISGDRIPIQLLQKLYRHSSVTTTMMYQSNFMTNQTDKALNTVLDF from the coding sequence ATGGCTTCTATTTATCCTGTACTAAGAAAAAAAGCGAACAAAATTGGTCAATTTCCAATAGCTATTCGTATCACTATAGATCGACGAACTACTTACCTATACACAGGCCAATACATTGAAGATAAATTTTGGGATGATCAGAAGGGAAGGGTAAAAAAAAATCATCCTAATGCCTCTCGATTAAACCACCTAATTCTGGCTAAATTGGTCGAAGCTAATGAGAAACTCCTTGAAAGCGAAGCCAAGGGAAGAAGTTTATCTATAGGTAAGTTAAAGGAATCAATTAAAAGAGATTCCAATAATGACTTTAAAAGTGTGGCGGAAATATATTTGAATAATATTTGGGAAAGAAAAAAAACGAATCAATATAAAACTGAAAAAAATAGGGTAGAGCAATTCTTAAATTTTGCCGGTAATGATATCAAGTTTCATGAAATTGATGTAACCCTTTTAAATAATTTTTCCACTTTTCTTCAGTTTAAAAAAAATAGAGCTAAACGTACAGTCGTAAATTTCATGATATGCATTAGGGCTATTTACAATTTGGCTTTAGCCGCAAACCGGGCAGATAAAAATGATTATCCTTTCGGAAAGGGTAGATACCAAATCAAAATTCCGGAAGCAAAGAAAATAGGTTTAACAATAGGTGAATTGAAAAAGCTGGAAAATGCCAAGGATCTAAATCCAGCTAATCAACATACCCTTAATGTATGGTTGCTTAGTTTCTACTTTGCAGGTGTACGCATTACCGATATTATTCAATTAAAATGGAGTGATCTAAAAGATGATAGGTTATACTATCGCATGAACAAAAATTATAAGTTAGTATCCTTAAAAATCCCTGTTAAAGCTCAGGATATATTGAGTAAATATCGAAAGGTCAGAAATGAAGCCTGTGATTTAGTTTTTCCAGAACTTCGAGGTATTGATTTGTCAGACGAAATTATGGTGAGAACAAGAATTAAGACTGTTACCCGAAATTTTAACCGACAATTAGGAAGAATTGCTAGGAAACTGGAAATAGAAAAAAAACTTACTATGCATATCGCACGGCATAGTTTCGGTAATATATCTGGAGATAGAATTCCTATTCAGCTTTTACAAAAATTGTATCGACACTCTTCGGTAACCACTACAATGATGTATCAGTCTAATTTTATGACTAATCAAACGGATAAAGCATTGAATACAGTTTTAGATTTTTAA